The proteins below are encoded in one region of Amycolatopsis acidiphila:
- a CDS encoding DNA alkylation repair protein codes for MDKVDGFVAAVRAALAAAGDPVKAPEMRRYMKSEMPFHGVPKPERQAVTRRLFAQYPLPDRDSFVGAARKLWQEAEFREERYVAIDLTGHRGYAQWQDSSLLPLHEEMIVTGAWWDYVDEIAVRRVGPILRGEPAVVDPVLRSWAVDADHWRRRTAIICQLGAKDGIDLGLLTFAIEASIVEGDFFLRKGIGWALRQHARLDPAWVRRFVDEHPGLSPLSVREALKHLPR; via the coding sequence ATGGACAAAGTGGACGGTTTCGTGGCCGCGGTCCGTGCCGCGCTGGCGGCGGCGGGAGACCCGGTGAAAGCACCCGAGATGCGCCGGTACATGAAGTCGGAGATGCCGTTCCACGGAGTGCCGAAACCGGAGCGCCAGGCCGTGACGCGACGACTGTTCGCCCAATACCCCTTGCCGGACCGGGATTCTTTCGTCGGTGCCGCACGGAAGCTGTGGCAGGAAGCGGAATTTCGCGAGGAGCGCTACGTCGCGATCGACCTGACCGGCCATCGGGGGTACGCGCAATGGCAGGACAGCAGCCTGCTCCCGCTACACGAAGAGATGATCGTGACTGGCGCCTGGTGGGACTACGTCGACGAGATCGCGGTACGGCGGGTGGGTCCGATCCTGCGGGGCGAGCCGGCGGTCGTCGACCCTGTGTTGCGGAGCTGGGCGGTCGATGCGGATCACTGGCGGCGGCGGACGGCGATCATCTGTCAGCTCGGCGCGAAGGACGGAATAGACCTCGGCCTGCTGACCTTCGCGATCGAGGCGAGCATCGTGGAAGGCGATTTCTTCCTGCGCAAGGGCATCGGCTGGGCGCTTCGCCAGCACGCACGCCTGGATCCGGCCTGGGTGCGTCGCTTCGTCGACGAGCATCCCGGGCTTTCCCCGCTGTCCGTGCGCGAGGCGCTCAAGCACCTGCCGCGCTGA
- a CDS encoding alpha/beta hydrolase — protein sequence MNKLLSALAAAGILAGTVVAAPSATAAPAAPEFDPAPIAWGACSSPSLQKAGAQCGFLEVPLDYGKPAGTKISLAVSRVRHTTAQSQGVMLVNPGGPGGSGLGLSVLGKYVPNHAGDSYDWIGFDPRGVGSSKPALSCDPDYFGYNRPNYVPTTPQLEQTWLASAKSYATACAKNGPLLEHMKTTDSAQDMESLRKALGQQQINYYGFSYGTYLGQVYSTLYPQRVRRMVLDSNVDPRKVWYKANLDQDVAFDRNIKIYFDWIAKYDSVYHLGGSGDAVEQLWYSEQKKLAQNPAGGVIGPDEWSDIFLQAGYYRFGWEDMAKAFSGWVHNGDWQTLKSLYDDTDTPGDDNGFAVYDAVQCSDVRWPTSWTKWRTDNWATYHRAPFETWGNAWYNAPCLSWPAKPGKPVTINGTKVASALLIDEELDAATPFEGSLQVRKLYPNSSLIGEPGGATHADSLSGDACVDDQVADYLATGKLPARKKGNGPDTTCAPLPDPVPSGATAAKSDTAAGQQPAELQKALAGAQY from the coding sequence GTGAACAAACTTCTCTCCGCGCTCGCGGCGGCCGGCATCCTCGCCGGCACCGTGGTCGCGGCCCCTTCGGCGACCGCGGCTCCCGCCGCGCCCGAGTTCGACCCGGCGCCGATCGCCTGGGGCGCGTGCTCCTCGCCGAGCCTGCAGAAGGCCGGCGCCCAGTGCGGTTTCCTCGAGGTCCCGCTGGACTACGGCAAGCCCGCGGGCACCAAGATCTCCCTGGCCGTCTCGCGCGTGCGGCACACCACCGCCCAGTCCCAGGGCGTCATGCTGGTGAACCCGGGCGGCCCGGGCGGTTCCGGCCTCGGCCTTTCGGTCCTGGGCAAGTACGTGCCCAACCACGCCGGGGACTCCTACGACTGGATCGGCTTCGACCCCCGCGGTGTCGGTTCGAGCAAGCCCGCGCTGTCCTGCGACCCGGACTACTTCGGCTACAACCGGCCGAACTACGTGCCGACCACCCCGCAGCTGGAGCAGACCTGGCTCGCGTCCGCGAAGTCCTACGCGACGGCGTGCGCGAAGAACGGGCCGCTGCTGGAGCACATGAAGACCACCGACTCCGCGCAGGACATGGAGTCGCTGCGCAAGGCGCTCGGCCAGCAGCAGATCAACTACTACGGCTTCTCCTACGGCACCTACCTCGGGCAGGTCTACTCGACGCTGTACCCGCAGCGGGTCCGCCGGATGGTGCTCGACAGCAACGTCGACCCGCGCAAGGTCTGGTACAAGGCGAACCTGGACCAGGACGTCGCCTTCGACCGCAACATCAAGATCTACTTCGACTGGATCGCGAAGTACGACAGCGTCTACCACCTGGGCGGCTCGGGCGACGCCGTCGAGCAGCTGTGGTACTCCGAGCAGAAGAAGCTCGCGCAGAACCCCGCGGGCGGCGTGATCGGGCCGGACGAGTGGAGCGACATCTTCCTGCAGGCCGGGTACTACCGGTTCGGCTGGGAGGACATGGCCAAGGCGTTCAGCGGCTGGGTGCACAACGGTGACTGGCAGACGCTCAAGTCGCTCTACGACGACACCGACACCCCGGGCGACGACAACGGCTTCGCCGTCTACGACGCCGTGCAGTGCAGCGACGTGCGGTGGCCGACCAGCTGGACCAAGTGGCGGACCGACAACTGGGCCACCTACCACCGCGCGCCGTTCGAGACGTGGGGCAACGCCTGGTACAACGCACCCTGCCTGTCCTGGCCGGCGAAGCCGGGCAAGCCGGTCACGATCAACGGCACGAAGGTCGCGAGCGCACTGCTGATCGACGAGGAGCTCGACGCGGCGACCCCGTTCGAGGGCAGCTTGCAGGTGCGCAAGCTCTACCCGAACTCCAGCCTGATCGGCGAGCCCGGCGGCGCGACGCACGCCGACTCCCTCTCCGGCGACGCGTGCGTCGACGACCAGGTGGCGGACTACCTGGCGACCGGCAAGCTGCCCGCGCGCAAGAAGGGCAACGGCCCGGACACCACCTGCGCCCCGCTGCCGGACCCGGTGCCGTCCGGTGCGACGGCGGCCAAGTCCGACACGGCGGCCGGTCAGCAGCCGGCCGAGCTGCAGAAGGCGCTCGCCGGCGCCCAGTACTGA
- the argC gene encoding N-acetyl-gamma-glutamyl-phosphate reductase, with translation MTVKVAVAGASGYAGGELLRLLLAHPEVEIGVLTAASSAGTPLGQHQPHLAPLAGRVLRETTPDTLAGHDVVFLALPHGHSGAIAAQLGPDVLVVDLGADHRLAEAADWQRWYTGDHAGTWPYGLPELPGARAKLAGTKRIAVPGCFPTGGSLALAPALAAGLVKPEVSVVSVTGTSGAGKSLKPHLLGSEVMGSASAYGVGGAHRHTPEFAQNLGAVAGERVTVSFTPVLAPMPRGILTTASASLASEVDTTAARAVYEKAYADEPFVQLLPEGSWPTTAATLGSNNAQLQVTVDADAGRLIVVSSIDNLTKGTAGGAIQSMNIALGLPETTGLSTVGVAP, from the coding sequence ATGACGGTGAAGGTCGCGGTGGCGGGTGCGAGCGGGTACGCAGGTGGAGAGCTCCTGCGCCTGCTCCTCGCGCACCCGGAAGTGGAGATCGGCGTTCTGACCGCTGCCAGCAGTGCGGGCACCCCGCTCGGGCAGCACCAGCCACACCTGGCTCCGCTGGCAGGCCGAGTGCTGCGCGAGACCACGCCCGACACCCTCGCCGGGCACGACGTCGTGTTCCTCGCGCTTCCGCACGGTCATTCGGGGGCGATCGCGGCCCAGCTCGGCCCGGACGTGCTCGTCGTCGACCTCGGCGCGGACCACCGGCTCGCCGAGGCCGCCGACTGGCAGCGCTGGTACACCGGCGACCATGCGGGCACCTGGCCGTACGGCCTGCCGGAGCTGCCGGGTGCGCGGGCGAAGCTCGCCGGCACCAAGCGGATCGCCGTCCCGGGCTGCTTCCCGACCGGCGGGTCGCTGGCGCTCGCGCCGGCGCTGGCGGCCGGGCTGGTCAAGCCCGAGGTGTCGGTCGTGTCGGTCACCGGCACGTCCGGCGCGGGCAAGAGCCTGAAGCCGCACCTGCTCGGCTCGGAGGTCATGGGCTCGGCGAGTGCGTACGGAGTGGGTGGCGCGCACCGGCACACGCCGGAGTTCGCGCAGAACCTCGGCGCGGTCGCGGGCGAGCGGGTCACCGTGTCGTTCACGCCCGTCCTCGCGCCGATGCCCCGCGGCATCCTGACCACCGCGAGCGCGTCGCTGGCGTCCGAAGTGGACACCACGGCCGCCCGCGCGGTGTACGAGAAGGCCTACGCCGACGAGCCGTTCGTGCAGCTGTTGCCCGAGGGCTCGTGGCCGACGACCGCCGCGACGCTCGGCTCGAACAACGCGCAGCTGCAGGTCACCGTGGACGCCGACGCCGGACGGCTGATCGTGGTGTCCTCGATCGACAACCTGACCAAGGGGACCGCGGGCGGCGCCATCCAGTCCATGAACATCGCCCTCGGTCTCCCCGAGACCACCGGACTTTCGACCGTAGGAGTCGCACCGTGA
- the argJ gene encoding bifunctional glutamate N-acetyltransferase/amino-acid acetyltransferase ArgJ yields MTVTGPKGFRAAGVAAGIKDSGAPDLALIVNDGPEQAAAGVFTRNVIKAAPVLWSQEVLRHQRLRAVVLNSGGANAATGPAGFQDTHATAEKVAKALDTGAIEVAVCSTGLIGERLPMDAVLSGVDSATEALDSTPEAGLAAATAIMTTDSKPKQTFKSHIDGWGIGGIAKGAGMLAPNLATMLSVLTTDAVLEPDALDAALRAATRVTFDRLDVDGGTSTNDTVILLSSGASGVTPGLDDFTELLTAAALDLVYQLRADAEGATKDVDIVVRGAASEQDAINVGRTVAEDNLVKTALFGSDPNWGRIAMALGRAQAEIDPETLSIAINGVTLFANGTTAADRSAADLSGRAVEIVIDLGVGTSAATVYSTDLSHGYVEENSAYSS; encoded by the coding sequence GTGACCGTCACCGGACCGAAGGGATTCCGGGCCGCGGGCGTGGCGGCCGGGATCAAGGATTCCGGCGCACCCGACCTCGCCCTGATCGTCAACGACGGGCCCGAGCAGGCCGCGGCGGGGGTGTTCACCCGCAACGTGATCAAGGCCGCGCCCGTGCTGTGGTCGCAGGAGGTGCTGCGCCACCAGCGGCTGCGCGCGGTCGTGCTGAACTCCGGCGGTGCCAACGCGGCCACCGGTCCCGCCGGGTTCCAGGACACCCACGCCACCGCCGAGAAGGTCGCGAAGGCGCTCGACACCGGGGCGATCGAGGTCGCGGTGTGCTCCACCGGCCTCATCGGCGAGCGGCTGCCGATGGACGCGGTCCTGTCCGGAGTGGACAGTGCGACCGAAGCGCTGGACAGCACACCCGAGGCCGGTCTCGCGGCCGCGACCGCGATCATGACCACGGACAGCAAGCCCAAGCAGACCTTCAAGTCGCACATCGACGGGTGGGGGATCGGTGGCATCGCGAAGGGCGCCGGCATGCTCGCGCCCAACCTCGCGACCATGCTGTCGGTCCTCACGACCGACGCGGTGCTCGAACCGGACGCGCTCGACGCCGCCCTGCGCGCCGCCACCCGGGTGACCTTCGACCGGCTCGACGTCGACGGCGGCACCTCGACCAACGACACCGTGATCCTGCTGTCCTCCGGTGCCAGTGGCGTCACGCCCGGCCTGGACGACTTCACCGAGCTGCTCACCGCGGCCGCCCTGGACCTGGTGTACCAGCTGCGCGCCGACGCCGAGGGGGCGACCAAGGACGTCGACATCGTCGTCCGCGGCGCCGCCAGCGAGCAGGACGCGATCAACGTCGGCCGCACCGTCGCCGAGGACAACCTGGTCAAGACCGCGCTGTTCGGCTCCGACCCGAACTGGGGCCGGATCGCGATGGCGCTCGGCCGGGCCCAGGCCGAGATCGACCCGGAGACGCTGTCGATCGCCATCAACGGCGTGACCCTCTTCGCGAACGGCACCACTGCGGCCGACCGTTCCGCGGCCGACCTGTCCGGCCGGGCCGTCGAGATCGTGATCGACCTCGGCGTCGGCACCAGCGCCGCCACGGTCTACTCCACGGATCTGTCGCACGGCTACGTCGAAGAGAACAGCGCCTACTCCTCATGA
- the argB gene encoding acetylglutamate kinase gives MTPSEALIPADDRLATAAEKAGVLIEALPWLQRFHGATVVVKYGGNAMVDDELKHAFAQDMVFLRLAGLRPVVVHGGGPQITSMLDRLGLVGEFVGGLRVTTPETMDVVRMVLVGQVSRELVGLINAHGPYAVGISGEDAQLFIAERKHATVDGEAVDVGLVGEVASVNPDAVLDIVNAGRIPVVSTVAPDVDGVVHNVNADTAAGALAAALGAEKLVVLTDVEGLYASWPDRSSLIDRIQVDRLEQLLPTLASGMIPKMEACAKAVRGGVRGAHVIDGRIAHSVLLEVFTSRGIGTMVLPEQEPV, from the coding sequence ATGACGCCTTCCGAAGCCCTCATCCCGGCCGACGACCGCCTCGCCACCGCGGCGGAGAAGGCCGGCGTGCTCATCGAGGCACTGCCCTGGCTGCAGCGCTTCCACGGTGCGACCGTCGTGGTCAAGTACGGCGGCAACGCCATGGTCGACGACGAGCTCAAGCACGCCTTCGCCCAGGACATGGTGTTCCTGCGGCTCGCGGGCCTGCGCCCGGTCGTGGTGCACGGCGGCGGCCCGCAGATCACCAGCATGCTCGACAGGCTGGGGCTCGTCGGTGAATTCGTCGGCGGCCTGCGGGTCACCACGCCCGAGACGATGGACGTCGTGCGCATGGTGCTGGTCGGTCAGGTCAGCCGCGAGCTGGTCGGCCTGATCAACGCCCACGGCCCGTACGCCGTCGGCATCTCCGGCGAGGACGCCCAGCTGTTCATCGCCGAGCGCAAGCACGCCACGGTCGACGGCGAGGCGGTCGACGTCGGCCTCGTCGGCGAGGTCGCGTCGGTCAACCCCGACGCCGTCCTGGACATCGTCAACGCCGGGCGCATCCCGGTCGTCTCGACCGTCGCCCCGGACGTCGACGGCGTGGTGCACAACGTCAACGCCGACACCGCGGCGGGCGCGCTCGCGGCCGCGCTGGGCGCCGAGAAGCTCGTCGTGCTGACCGACGTCGAAGGCCTCTACGCCAGCTGGCCGGACCGCTCGTCGCTGATCGACCGCATCCAGGTCGACCGCCTCGAACAGCTGCTGCCGACCCTGGCCAGCGGCATGATCCCGAAGATGGAGGCCTGCGCCAAGGCCGTGCGTGGTGGCGTCCGGGGCGCCCACGTGATCGACGGCCGCATCGCGCACTCCGTCCTGCTCGAAGTCTTCACCTCCCGCGGAATCGGCACCATGGTCCTTCCCGAACAGGAGCCCGTATGA
- a CDS encoding acetylornithine transaminase translates to MNQITSNVDGQGHWRSALMDNYGTPQLTLVRGEGARVWDAEDNEYVDLLGGIAVNALGHAHPEIVRAVTEQITRLGHTSNLYVNPVAVELAEALLDVAGLTGNAKVLFVNSGAEANEAAIKISRLTGRTKIVACEGAFHGRTMGSLALTGQPPKRQPFEPLMPGVVHIPFGDVDALRAAVDTETAAVVLEPILGEGGVVPAPDGYLQAAREITKDTGALLILDEVQTGMARTGTWFAFQQAGIVPDVFTLAKGLGGGLPLGATIGVGAAADLLKPGQHGTTFGGNPVCCAAGLAVLRTIARDNLNDHVSKLGKDIAAGVEELGHPLVGGVRGAGLLIGIALRAPVAPAVAKAAQDAGYLVNPVAPDTIRLAPPLVLSDEQAQGFLSALPEALDIATPKD, encoded by the coding sequence ATGAACCAGATCACGTCCAATGTGGACGGCCAGGGGCACTGGCGGTCCGCGCTCATGGACAACTACGGCACCCCGCAGCTGACCCTGGTCCGAGGCGAGGGCGCACGAGTGTGGGACGCCGAGGACAACGAGTACGTCGACCTGCTCGGCGGGATCGCGGTGAACGCGCTCGGGCACGCGCATCCGGAGATCGTGCGGGCCGTCACCGAGCAGATCACCCGGCTCGGGCACACCTCGAACCTCTACGTGAACCCGGTCGCGGTCGAGCTGGCCGAGGCGCTGCTGGACGTCGCCGGGCTCACGGGCAACGCCAAGGTGCTGTTCGTCAACTCCGGCGCGGAGGCCAACGAGGCGGCGATCAAGATCAGCCGGCTCACCGGGCGCACGAAGATCGTCGCCTGTGAGGGCGCCTTCCACGGTCGCACGATGGGCTCGCTCGCGCTCACCGGCCAGCCGCCCAAGCGGCAGCCGTTCGAGCCGTTGATGCCGGGCGTCGTGCACATCCCGTTCGGCGACGTGGACGCGCTGCGGGCCGCGGTGGACACCGAGACCGCCGCCGTCGTGCTCGAACCGATCCTCGGCGAGGGCGGCGTCGTCCCCGCGCCTGACGGGTACCTTCAGGCCGCGCGCGAGATCACCAAGGACACCGGCGCCCTGCTGATCCTCGACGAGGTGCAGACCGGCATGGCCCGCACCGGCACCTGGTTCGCCTTCCAGCAGGCCGGGATCGTGCCGGACGTCTTCACCCTGGCCAAGGGCCTCGGCGGGGGGCTGCCGCTGGGCGCGACGATCGGCGTCGGGGCGGCGGCCGACCTGCTCAAGCCGGGCCAGCACGGCACCACCTTCGGTGGCAACCCGGTGTGCTGCGCCGCCGGGCTCGCGGTGCTGCGGACCATCGCGCGCGACAACCTCAACGACCACGTCTCGAAGCTGGGCAAGGACATCGCCGCCGGCGTCGAGGAGCTCGGACACCCGCTGGTGGGCGGTGTCCGCGGCGCGGGCCTGCTCATCGGCATCGCCCTGCGCGCGCCGGTCGCGCCCGCGGTCGCGAAGGCCGCGCAGGACGCCGGGTACCTGGTGAACCCCGTCGCGCCGGACACGATCCGCCTCGCGCCCCCGCTCGTCCTCAGCGACGAGCAGGCCCAGGGCTTCCTCTCCGCGCTTCCCGAAGCGCTCGACATCGCCACCCCGAAGGACTGA
- the argF gene encoding ornithine carbamoyltransferase — MPRHFLRDDDLTPAEQLAVLDLAAELKKDPLGNTALAGPKSVAVLFEKNSTRTRLSFEVGIAQLGGHPIIVDGRSMQLGREETIEDTARVLSRYVDAVVWRTFAQQRLNAMASAATVPVVNALTDEFHPCQVLADLQTIRERKGRLAGLTLTYLGDGANNMAHSLMLGGTTAGMHVRVVTPEGFQPLPDVVLAAKERAEETDGSATVFTDPKAAVEGSDVLVTDTWTSMGQENDGLDRVTPFRKLQVNTELLALAAQDAIVLHCLPAHRGWEITDEVIDGPASAVWDEAENRLHAQKALLVWLLSDRR, encoded by the coding sequence ATGCCACGCCACTTCCTGCGCGACGACGACCTGACTCCCGCCGAGCAGCTCGCCGTCCTCGACCTCGCCGCCGAGCTGAAGAAGGATCCGCTGGGCAACACCGCCCTCGCCGGGCCGAAGTCGGTCGCCGTGCTGTTCGAGAAGAACTCCACCCGCACCCGGCTGTCCTTCGAGGTCGGCATCGCCCAGCTGGGCGGCCATCCGATCATCGTGGACGGTCGGTCGATGCAGCTCGGCCGCGAGGAGACGATCGAGGACACCGCGCGCGTGCTGTCCCGGTACGTCGACGCGGTCGTCTGGCGGACCTTCGCCCAGCAGCGGCTCAACGCGATGGCCTCCGCCGCCACGGTGCCGGTGGTCAACGCGCTGACCGACGAGTTCCACCCCTGCCAGGTGCTCGCGGACCTGCAGACGATCCGTGAGCGCAAGGGCAGGCTGGCCGGGCTCACGCTGACCTACCTCGGTGACGGCGCGAACAACATGGCCCACTCGCTGATGCTCGGCGGCACGACCGCGGGCATGCACGTGCGCGTCGTCACCCCCGAGGGCTTTCAGCCGCTGCCCGACGTCGTCCTCGCGGCGAAGGAGCGGGCCGAAGAGACCGATGGCAGCGCGACGGTCTTCACCGACCCGAAGGCCGCCGTCGAGGGCTCGGACGTACTGGTGACCGACACCTGGACCTCGATGGGACAGGAGAACGACGGCCTGGACAGGGTGACGCCGTTCCGGAAGCTGCAGGTAAACACCGAGCTGCTCGCCCTGGCCGCGCAGGACGCGATCGTCCTGCACTGCCTGCCCGCGCACCGCGGCTGGGAGATCACCGACGAGGTGATCGACGGCCCGGCGAGCGCGGTGTGGGACGAGGCCGAGAACCGGCTGCACGCACAGAAGGCGTTGTTGGTGTGGTTGCTCAGCGACCGACGATGA
- a CDS encoding arginine repressor, whose product MSRAARQARITELVSTMAIRSQTELAKLLAAEGVEVTQATLSRDLDELGAVKLRGADSGAPVYVIPEDGSPVRGVQGGTSRLSRLLAELMVSADCSGNLTVLRTPPGAAQFLASAIDRAALEEVVGSIAGDDTVAVIAREPLSGRDLADRFTALARRSSTLDTDVKENGND is encoded by the coding sequence ATGAGCAGGGCCGCCCGGCAGGCCAGGATCACCGAGCTGGTGTCCACGATGGCCATCCGCAGCCAGACCGAGCTGGCCAAGCTGCTGGCGGCCGAGGGCGTCGAGGTCACGCAGGCTACGTTGTCGCGAGACCTGGACGAGCTGGGCGCGGTGAAGCTGCGCGGTGCGGATTCCGGGGCACCGGTCTACGTCATCCCGGAGGACGGCAGTCCGGTGCGCGGGGTGCAGGGTGGCACCTCCCGGCTCTCGCGCCTGCTGGCCGAGCTGATGGTCTCGGCGGACTGCTCGGGCAACCTCACGGTGCTGCGCACGCCGCCCGGGGCGGCGCAGTTCCTCGCCAGCGCGATCGACAGGGCGGCGCTGGAGGAGGTCGTCGGCTCGATCGCGGGAGACGACACGGTAGCGGTGATCGCCAGGGAACCGCTCTCCGGCCGGGACCTGGCCGACCGCTTCACCGCACTGGCGCGGCGGTCGTCTACTTTGGACACAGACGTGAAGGAGAACGGGAATGACTGA
- a CDS encoding argininosuccinate synthase — translation MTERVVLAYSGGLDTSVGIGWIAEETGAEVVAVAVDLGQGGEDLDTIRQRALDCGAVEAVVADARDEFAEQYCLPALQANALYMDRYPLVSALSRPVIVKHLAEAAKYHGAGTVAHGCTGKGNDQVRFEVGLGALVPDLKVIAPVRDFAWTREKAIAYAEERNLPIDVTKKSPFSIDQNVWGRAVETGFLEDLWNSPTKDVYSYTEDPALNFGAPDELVLTFEKGVPVAIDGKPVTVLEAIQQLNQRAGAHGIGRLDMVEDRLVGIKSREVYEAPGAIALITAHQELENVTVERDLARFKRQVEQRWGELVYDGLWFSPLKDALDQFIAKSQEHVTGEIRLRLHGGSAVVTGRRSEQSLYDFNLATYDEGDTFDQSLAKGFVQLWGLPSKIAAKRNQKS, via the coding sequence ATGACTGAGCGGGTAGTGCTCGCCTACTCGGGCGGGCTGGACACCTCGGTGGGAATCGGCTGGATCGCCGAGGAGACCGGGGCCGAAGTGGTCGCCGTGGCCGTGGACCTGGGCCAGGGCGGCGAAGACCTGGACACGATCCGGCAGCGCGCGCTCGACTGCGGCGCCGTGGAGGCCGTCGTCGCCGACGCGCGGGACGAGTTCGCCGAGCAGTACTGCCTGCCGGCGCTGCAGGCCAACGCGCTCTACATGGACCGTTACCCGCTGGTGTCCGCGCTGTCCCGGCCGGTCATCGTCAAGCACCTCGCGGAGGCGGCCAAGTACCACGGTGCCGGCACCGTCGCGCACGGCTGCACCGGCAAGGGCAACGACCAGGTGCGCTTCGAGGTCGGCCTCGGCGCACTGGTGCCGGACCTGAAGGTGATCGCCCCGGTGCGCGACTTCGCGTGGACCCGGGAGAAGGCGATCGCCTACGCCGAGGAGCGCAACCTGCCGATCGACGTCACCAAGAAGTCCCCGTTCTCGATCGACCAGAACGTGTGGGGCCGCGCGGTGGAGACCGGCTTCCTCGAGGACCTGTGGAACTCCCCGACCAAGGACGTCTACTCCTACACCGAGGACCCGGCCCTGAACTTCGGCGCGCCGGACGAGCTCGTGCTCACCTTCGAGAAGGGTGTCCCGGTCGCGATCGACGGCAAGCCCGTCACCGTGCTGGAGGCGATCCAGCAGCTGAACCAGCGCGCCGGTGCGCACGGCATCGGACGGCTGGACATGGTCGAGGACCGGCTGGTCGGCATCAAGAGCCGGGAGGTCTACGAGGCCCCGGGCGCGATCGCGCTGATCACCGCACACCAGGAGCTGGAGAACGTCACGGTGGAACGCGACCTGGCCCGCTTCAAGCGGCAGGTCGAGCAGCGCTGGGGCGAGCTGGTCTACGACGGCCTGTGGTTCTCGCCGCTCAAGGACGCCCTGGACCAGTTCATCGCGAAGAGCCAGGAGCACGTGACCGGTGAGATCCGGCTGCGCCTGCACGGCGGCTCCGCGGTGGTCACCGGTCGTCGCAGCGAGCAGTCGCTATACGACTTCAACCTGGCCACCTACGACGAGGGCGACACCTTCGACCAGAGCCTGGCCAAGGGCTTCGTCCAGTTGTGGGGCCTGCCGAGCAAGATCGCCGCGAAGCGCAACCAGAAGAGCTGA
- the argH gene encoding argininosuccinate lyase, giving the protein MAEGQQPVQLWGGRFAGGPAEAMAKLSASTHFDWRLAPYDIAGSKAHARVLRSAGLLTEDELAAMLAALDQLAEDVASGAFTPTIADEDVHTALERGLLERAGTELGGKLRAGRSRNDQVATLFRMWLRDAARRVATGTLDVVDALVSQAKQHPGAVLPGRTHLQHAQPVLLAHHLLAHAHALLRDVSRLRDWDSRTAESPYGSGALAGSSLGLDPEAVAKELGFDASVENSIDGTASRDFAAEFAFALAMLGVNLSRIAEEVIIWNTAEFGYVTLDDAWATGSSIMPQKKNPDVAELTRGKSGRLIGNLTGLLATLKAMPLAYNRDLQEDKEPVFDSVEQLELLFPAIAGMLGTLTFHTDRLAELAPAGFTLATDIAEWLVRQGVPFRVAHEAAGECVRAAESRGVGLEDLTDEELEKISPALTPRVREVLTVEGSVASRDARGGTAPARVAEQLGRLEDRVARFREWID; this is encoded by the coding sequence ATGGCTGAGGGACAACAGCCCGTCCAGTTGTGGGGCGGCCGGTTCGCGGGCGGACCGGCCGAGGCGATGGCGAAGCTGTCCGCTTCGACCCATTTCGACTGGCGCCTGGCCCCCTACGACATCGCGGGCTCGAAGGCGCACGCCCGGGTGCTGCGCAGCGCCGGCCTGCTGACCGAGGACGAGTTGGCCGCCATGCTGGCGGCGCTCGACCAGCTCGCCGAGGACGTCGCCTCCGGCGCGTTCACGCCGACGATCGCGGACGAGGACGTACACACGGCCCTCGAACGCGGACTGCTGGAACGGGCGGGCACCGAGCTGGGCGGCAAGCTCCGCGCGGGCCGGTCCCGCAACGACCAGGTCGCGACGCTGTTCCGGATGTGGCTGCGGGACGCGGCGCGGCGGGTGGCCACTGGCACTCTCGACGTGGTCGACGCGCTGGTGTCGCAGGCGAAGCAGCACCCGGGTGCGGTCCTGCCCGGCCGCACGCACCTGCAGCACGCCCAGCCGGTCCTGCTGGCACACCACCTGCTGGCGCACGCGCACGCGCTGCTGCGCGACGTCAGCCGGCTGCGCGACTGGGACAGCCGCACGGCCGAGTCGCCCTACGGCTCGGGCGCGCTGGCCGGATCCTCGCTGGGCCTAGACCCGGAGGCCGTCGCGAAGGAGCTGGGCTTCGACGCCAGCGTCGAGAACTCCATCGACGGCACCGCTTCGCGGGACTTCGCCGCGGAGTTCGCCTTCGCGCTCGCGATGCTCGGGGTGAACCTGTCGCGGATCGCCGAAGAGGTGATCATCTGGAACACCGCCGAGTTCGGCTACGTCACCCTCGACGACGCCTGGGCGACCGGCAGCTCGATCATGCCGCAGAAGAAGAACCCCGACGTAGCGGAGCTGACGCGTGGCAAGTCCGGGCGGCTGATCGGCAACCTGACCGGCCTGCTCGCGACGCTCAAGGCGATGCCACTGGCCTACAACCGGGACCTGCAGGAGGACAAGGAACCGGTCTTCGACTCCGTCGAGCAGCTGGAGCTGCTGTTCCCCGCGATCGCGGGCATGCTCGGCACGCTCACCTTCCACACCGACCGCCTCGCCGAGCTGGCCCCGGCCGGGTTCACCCTCGCCACCGACATCGCGGAATGGCTCGTGCGCCAAGGAGTTCCGTTCCGTGTCGCGCACGAGGCGGCGGGGGAGTGCGTCCGGGCCGCCGAGTCGCGCGGCGTGGGCCTGGAGGACCTGACCGACGAGGAGCTGGAGAAGATCTCCCCGGCGCTCACCCCGCGGGTGCGCGAGGTGCTGACGGTCGAGGGGTCGGTCGCGTCGCGGGACGCGCGGGGTGGCACGGCCCCGGCCCGCGTGGCCGAACAGCTCGGCCGGCTGGAGGACCGGGTCGCCCGGTTCCGCGAATGGATCGACTGA